The genomic segment CGGGATGACCGTGAGCGAACCGCTGTGGCGTGGCAGCCCTCTGCTGGCGCCGCTGTTCGCGACCGTGAGCGTGGCTGTCGTCTCCTGGCTCGCCTTCATCGCCTTCTGGCTGAATTCCTGGATCGGCTTCGGATTCGCCACCCTCGTGCTCGCAGCCTCGATCGTCGTGGCCGCCCACGGCGGCCTCTGGCGGCGCTGGCGGGATGCGCTCCCGGTGGCCTCACTCGTCGTCGGCGCCATCGTGTTCTACCTCGGTTTCACCTACCTCTGGGGCCCGGGTAACGGGGTCTACGACCTCATCCAATCGCGCTTCTTCAACTTCGTAATGCCGGTCGACAACACCATCCCCAGCCTCTTCGCCCAGAAGATCGCGGCCGGAGAGCCCACCCATCTCATGCTCGGCGATTGGAACGGCGGCGACCGGCCGCCCCTGCAGTCCGGCTTCGAATTGCTCTTCCGGCCCCTGAGCGGTCTGGCACAGGTGCTCACCGGGCATCCGTTCACAGCGGCTCCCCCCACCGCGGTCACCTTCGCCCTCGACCTGCTCGCCCAGCTGATCTGGATCCCGGTCGGCTATGCGCTTCTGCGCCAGCTCTCGTTCCGCCGCTGGGTCGCGATCGGCGGGGTGGCCTTCGCCTTGTTCGTCCCCTCGATCATGGTGAACACCGTCTTCACCTGGCCCAAGGTGATGTCGGCCGCCCTGGTGCTCTGCGCCCTCGCCTTCCTCCTCGCCGCCAAACGCTCACCGAACCGATTCGGGCTGCTCTTCGCCTCGGCGATCATCGCGGCCGTTTTCGCCGTGCTCGCGCACGGCGCGGCAGCCTTCGCCATTCCGGCGCTCGTCGTGGTCGGTGTCTACGCCCTGTGGCGGCGCCCCCTCCGGGCAACCGTGAAGGCCGTCGCCATCGGCGTGGGAATCGGCCTCGTCGCCTACGTGCCCTGGATCATCTATCAGCGCTTCATCGACCCTCCCGGCGACCGCCTGCTGAAATGGCACCTGGCGGGCGTGACGGCGATCGATCCGCGCCCCTTCGTGCAGACTTTCCTCGACCAGTACTCGGCGCTCTCGGGAACGCAGTTCATCGCCAACCGGCTCGAGAACCTCTCCACCGTGTTCGGTTCCGACCAGTTCGAGCGACTGAGCGACGCACGCTTCGACCTGGTGACGTTCCTGCGCGTAGAGGACTACACCAGCACCATGGTGGCCACGAGCTTGATCGGACTCGTGCTCCTGGTCATCATGGTGCTGAGTCTCACCGGGCGCCTGCGCAGCCTTCCGGCCGCCGAGTTGCAGCGTCTACTGCTGGTCGCCGGCATGATGCTGAGCGTCGCGATCTGGGCGTTCGTGCTCTTCACGCCGTTCTCGGCGATCGTGCCGCACGGCTCACACGCTTGGCTGCTGATCTTCACCACCGTGCCGTTCGCCTGGATGCTCGAACGCACCCCCCGGCTCGGAGTCGCGCTCCTCGCCGCGCAAGCCCTGTCACTCGTGATCGTCTACTTCCGCAACATCAATCACGACGCGCGGTTCTCGACCTCGGGCTTCCTGGTCATGGCGGCGGGTCTCGTGTTCCTCGTGGTCGTGCCGCTGATCTCCGCCGCTTGGCTCGATCGTCGCGCGGCCCGGAGCGCGACGATCAGCGCGGCGATGCCGGCCACGAGGATCACGACACCCGCCGGCCGCACGTCGGTGTGATGGTAGAACGGCACGTAGAACCACAACGTGACCGCTGCCTGGGCGACGATCAACGCGATCCCGGCCCACCTCCATCGCTGGGCGATCCACGCGAACGAGCATCCGAAGAACACCAGGATCCAGACGTGTGACCCCTGGTGCACGACGGTGCCACCGGGCTGGAAGAAGACCAGCGCCCAGAGCAGGATGCACGGCACCATCAGGAGCATGAGCTTCAGCAAGGAGGCGTTGCGCACCGGACGCCTCCGGATGCGTTGCACGAGCACCGAGATCGCGATACCGACGAGTAGGAGCGCGGTGATGCTGAGCGCGCCGGTGGTGTTGTAGTACTCGTGGAAGCGGTGGGCGCCGATGTCCGCCTGGTCGGCGCCGCCGAGTCCGGCGAAGACGTTCGGATCGAAGATCGTCGCCAGGTTCGTCAGTTTGTTCGCCACCCATTCCGGCAGGCTGAGCGACCCGTAGGAATCGACGAGCGCGCGCGGGAACGACCGGTCATCGACCTGCACGACTCCCGCCAGGTGCCACTTCAGCAAGCGGTCACCGGGCGGATCGACGAAGCGCTGATAGGCGGTCCACGGCAGATACACGACCGCCACCACCGCCGCCGATACGAGCACGGCTCGCACCCGGTGGCTGTTGCGCACGAGAGCCAGCACTCCGAGCACACCGATCGCGGGCAGCAGGAGGGCGGCGGCGCCGTGGCAGAGCATCGCGAGTGTGAAGGACAGCGCTGCCAGAGGAAGACCCCAGGCCAGCGGCACCAGACGCCTCAGCAGGGCGATCAGAATGGTGAGCGACGCGATGACGAGCGCCGCCGACAGCAGCTTCGGCCAGGTGTAGACGGTGTTGATCAGCATCGTGGCCGTGGCTCCGCTGAAGACGACCGCCATCGCCGTCACGCGCCGGTCGACCGACATCATCCGCAGCAGCGCCCAGAGCGCCGGCACCCAGAGCAGTTGCAACGCCACTCCGACGGCGAACGACAGCACGGTCTGCGAGAAGCCGAGCGACGAGAAGACCGCCTCGACGGCGATGATGGGCCCCGCCTGCAAGGGCGGCCGGTCTCCCCCGTTCCAGTCCAGCATGAGCCCGTGGGTGTTCTCGCCGCCCTGGATGCGCGCCGCCATCAACCAGGAGAGCGCGTTGTCGACGGGGTAGGGCTGATCGCCGAAGCTGAAGCGCAAGGCCGTGATGTCGTAGGGGGCCGCCCCGTCGACCCAGAGATAGGTCAGCCCGAGGTAGGCGAGGAGGAAGCCGAAGGCGAGGAGGATGATCGCCGGGTTCTCGCGCACCGTTCGCCAGATCCGCAGTGTCCCGGCGAGCAGCACGAAGGTGATCACCCAGGCGAAGGCGAAGTAGCGGCCCGCCACCGGATTCGCCCAGGAGACCAAGAACTGCAGCCAGGCCACCGACGCCACTCCGATGACGGCGCAGCAGATGCCGAGTGGCGGAACCCGACGCCAGAGCGGCCGGGTGAGTTCAGCGGACACCCCTGCCACGAGCGCGATCAGTGCGAACATCAGCACCCCGGCGACGAGTATCTCGACCATCAGAGCAACTGTAACGGCTCAGCAGCCCCGGTCGCGGTCATCCCGTCAGGGCGGCCTGGAGTCGGGACTGCAAGGCCGACTGCAAGGTGCGGGCGAAGGTCACCGTCAGGTGTCCCTCGTCGGCGTAGACGACGACGTTTCCGATGACCGGTTCGCAGATGCCTCCGGGGCAATAGAGATCGCTCAGGTCGATCACCTGCGTGCCCGAGGTCGCGGCGGCCTCCATCAGCGGGTCCCGAGCACCGAGCGCCTCGGTTGCCGGCGAAGCGCAGTGCGCGTCGGCTTCCGTCCGGTAGCTGGTGACACAACTCACGATGTCGGAGCGCATCGTGGGGTTGTCACGCAGCGCGATGATCCGGGTGCCTCGCGCAATCTCCGGGGCCCAGGCGGCGACGAGTCCTGCGACCGTGGCATCGCCGACATCCTCACCCGGCTCGACGATGGGCGGCAGACCGTTGCGCGCGTTGGTGACCACTATGGCGTCATAGGGCGGGTGTCCCGCGAGATAGTCGGTGAGTCCGACCTTCCAGTTCTCGCAGGCCTCGACCATGTCGTTGCTCGGCTTCTGCTGCACCGCCGTCGTCCAGTAGCAACCGTTGTGGCCGGCGACGTCGATGCGCCACCCCGTCTCGGCGGCGATCGCCTGGTAGGTGGTGAGGAGCCTGTTGTTGTGGGAGTCTCCGATCGCCGCGATCCGCACTGGTGCGTCTTCGGGCCCGAACCCGCAGATGTTGAACGCGGAGTCGGTGAGGCCCGACCAGCACTCGGTGGAGTTGACGTCGTCGCCAGCCGCCTGCGCGGGGTCGGGAACGAGCACGTCGGCCGGCACCACCCCGGTGCAGTCGTTCAGCTCGCTCATCGCACCGAGGCAGTCGGCATAGCGCTCGACCACCGGGAGGGCAGCCTCCTGCGCCCGCGCAGCCTGCACTCCGGCATAACCGAGGCCCGCACCGGATGCGACGACGACGACCGCCATGCCGGCCGCGGCCCACGCGAACACCGTCCGCGACGTCCTGCCGCCGCCGAGCAGGCGGGTGGAGAACCGCACCGGATTCTCGATGAAGCGGGTCGACAGCCAGGCGAGCAGCACCGTCGCGGCGATGATGCCGAACTTCTGCACCGTCGTGAGCGCCTCGGCGGTCACGAACGGCAGCAACACGATCAAGGGCCAGTGCCAGAGGTACATCGAGTAGGAGGCGCCGCCGACGAACTGCACCGGCGCGAAATCCGTGAGGGCTCTGGTGCGCGCCCCGTTCGCAGCCCCGCCCCAGAGCACGAGAACGGTCGCGACCACCGGGATGGCTGCCACGGCCCCGGGGAAGGGCACAGCGGCGGTCAGCAGCACCACGGTGGCCACGAGCATCGCGGAGCCTCCGAAGAAGGCGGCCCGGGCGGCGATCCCGGCTCGCGCCGCCGGAAGGAACACCAGCAGGGCGCCCGCGCCGAACTCCCAGGCACGGGTCGTGGTGACGAAGTAGGCGGTGGGGGCGCTGACCGCGGTGAGGTAGAGCGAGTAGGCGAAACTCGCCAGGGTGATGGCCAGCAGACCGCCGAGCAAGAGACGACGGGCGGAGCGTCTTCCGCGCATCCGTCGCCCCACAGCGAGGAGGGCGATCATCAGCAGGGGGACGGCGATGTAGAACTGCTCCTCCACCGAGAGGGTCCAGAAGTGCTGTACCGGGGAGGCGATGTTGTTGGCCGCCAGGTAGTCGACGGAGTTCGCTGCCAGGAGCCAGTTTTCGACGTAGAGGGTCGACGCCACGACCTCGCCGAAGAACTGCTGCCAGAGGTTCTGGGGCACCCAGAGCAGGGTCGCGACGGTCACGGCCAGGAGCACGGTCAGTGCGGCCGGCAGTAGCCGCCGAGCGCGGCGCGCCCAGAACCGCGCCAGCCCGATCTCCCCGGTGGAGCCGGCCTCCCGAACCAGCGCACCGGTGATCAGGAAGCCGCTGATCACGAAGAAGACGTCGACGCCCACGAAGCCACCGGTGAGCCGGGTGGGCCAGAGGTGGTAGAGCAGCACCGCGAGCACAGCGAAGGCCCGTAGCGCCTGGATGTCGCCACGGAAACCCGCGCGCCGAACGCCCCCTGATTTCACCACAATGGGTTCGATCGTAGCCGCTGGAGGCTGAGAGCTCGTGGTCAGGGCACGACGACGGTGGTGCACCCCAGACTGCGGTTGTCGTAGGTCAGCCAAGTGCAGACCCGGTGGCTGCCGGAGGACGCCGGAACCACGGAATCGACGCCGTGGTTCGGGCCGACGCCGGGAAAGAGCGACTCGATCCAGTCCAGCCGCCCGGTCGCCGCTATCGGCCCGGACTTTCCGTCGATGTCGACCCAGATGTACTGGGTCGCAGTCGACGTGCGATCGACCGCCCAACCGGTGAGGCGCACGCCGCCCTTCACGCCGGTGACCGAGTCGATGCTCGCCGCGCCGTTGGAAGGCACGACTACCTCACGGCAACCGAGATCCTGATTGTCGAAGGTCGCGACGATGCAGACGGTGTGCTTGCCCCCAGTGGCCGGGATGTTGAGGCTGAACCCGTGCTGCTTGCCGACACCCGGGAAGTAGGGGTCGATCCAGTCGAGCGACTTCGAGGCCGGGTAGGGCTGACCCGAGCCGTCCACGTTCACCCAGACGAACTTGACGTCTTTCGACAGTCGGTCGACCGCCCATCCGGTGACCGAGATCGTGCGCTCGGATGCGGTCAGCGTGTCCCACGAAGCCGCACCGCTGGAGGGCACGGTGACGCTCTTGCAGCCGTAGGAGACATTTTCCTTCGTTCCCCACACGCAGACGGTGTGCTTGCCGGCCGAGGCTTTGAGGAAGCCCGTGAATCCGTGGTTGGGGCCCTTGCCCGGATACTGTGCTTCGATCCAGTTCAGCTTGGCGCCCGCGTAGAGGGGGCTGCCGGCGCCGTCCACCGTCACCCACACGTAGGTCGATTCGGATTTGGTCTGGTCGAGCGACCAGCCCGCCACGTTGATGCCGCCCAGCACTCCGGTGGCGGTGTCGAAGGAGCCGACCTCGTTGTTCGGCACCGTCACGGTGCGGCAGCCGTAGGAAGTGTTCTCGACCGTGCCGGTGACACAGACCGTATGGGGGCCGGGTTTCGCCGCGAAGGTGCCGGAGAAGCCGTGCTTCTTGCCTGCAGAGGGCCAAGCCGCCGCCGCCGCTTCGGAGTTGGCTCCGGCGTAGAGGGCGCTGCCCGAGCCGTCGACGTTCACCCACACGTAGGTGGAGGCGGTGGTGCGCTTGTCGAGCGACCAGCCGCTGACCTTGATGCCGCCGAGGACACCGGTGGCACTCTCCACCGTTCCGGTCTCGTTCGCCGGAACATAGGCGGTCTTACAGCCCAGCAGCACGGAGTCGTAGCCGTAGACGCAGACCTTGTGGGCGCCGGGACTCGCCGGCACCACCCGGTCGTAACCGTGCGTGTTGCCCGTGTTGGGGTAGAGCCCCGGGGTCCAGTTGAGCTTGAGGTCGACCGGGAAGAGCTGACCCTTGCCGTCGATGTCGACCCAGATGTACGTCTTGGCGGCGCTGGCCTTGTTGAGCGACCAGCCGGCGATGTGCACGCCACCGACGACACCTTCAGCGGTGTCGAGGTAGCCGGCCGCGGTCTTCGCGGGCACGACGACGGTCTTGCAGCCGAGGTCGGTTCCGCTGGCTTTCGAGACGCACACCGTGCGGCTGCCCGGGAGGGCGTTGACGATGCCGCTGAACCCGTGATTGACACCGATGTTCGGGTAGAGCGCAGGAATCCAATCGAGGCGCACGTCGGCGACCATCGAGGTGGCCTGGCCGTCGACCGTCACGGTGATGCCCACCGGGTTCGTCGAGGTCGGCTCGACCGCCCATCCGGTGACCTGCACACCGCCGGCCACGGGCACCGCCGTGTCGAAGGCGCCGTGCGGGTTGTTCGCGCCGCGCGGGTCGCCGAACCAGTCGGAGTACAGCCGCCAGAAGTTGCGGTTGCCGTAGGAGGAGCAGCCGTCGGTCTGGGCGCCGTAGACGTTCGACATGGCCACAGCGTTGGGCTGGTAGGGCGTGTAGTAGTACAGACCCGCCGTCGCCTGGTTCTTGATCAGCACCGGCGAGGAGCCACAGGCGGCATTCGGGTGATAGCGCACGGCGGAGTACTTGCCAACCGGGAACCAGTTGAAGAACGCCGAGGTGCCGGGCGGGTTCGAGTAGCGCTTGTACTGCCAGGCGGCCTTGTAGACCTGGTTGTAGAACCCTGAGTACTCGGCGTCGCACGGGGCGGTGTCGGGGCACGCGAAGCCGGTGGCCGAGGTGTACTGGCTGGCACTCGGCCAGGAGTCGGTGATGAGCGACTGCTCCTTCTGCAGCAGCACCACCAGCACGGCCTGGCTCACGTTGCAGGCCTGCCCCACCTTGGCGATGATCGTGGCGGCCGATTCGTTGGCGCCGCCGGAGTAGCTGTTGCACATCGCGTCGCCGGGCCTGGTCCAGGTCGACTGCCTGTAGTCCTTCAGGCAGGTGTAACCGGCGCGACAGCTCGGCACCTGGGCGTTGAGGAAGTTCTGCACGGCCCCGGCCGACATCGCGTTGCCGTTGAAGAAGTTGGCGTCGCTGATGATGTTGCCGGGGTCGAAGTCGGAGGCGGTGGCCGCGGGAACAGCCGCAGCCTGCGGTGAGGTCGCTGCGG from the Herbiconiux aconitum genome contains:
- a CDS encoding acyltransferase family protein; protein product: MVKSGGVRRAGFRGDIQALRAFAVLAVLLYHLWPTRLTGGFVGVDVFFVISGFLITGALVREAGSTGEIGLARFWARRARRLLPAALTVLLAVTVATLLWVPQNLWQQFFGEVVASTLYVENWLLAANSVDYLAANNIASPVQHFWTLSVEEQFYIAVPLLMIALLAVGRRMRGRRSARRLLLGGLLAITLASFAYSLYLTAVSAPTAYFVTTTRAWEFGAGALLVFLPAARAGIAARAAFFGGSAMLVATVVLLTAAVPFPGAVAAIPVVATVLVLWGGAANGARTRALTDFAPVQFVGGASYSMYLWHWPLIVLLPFVTAEALTTVQKFGIIAATVLLAWLSTRFIENPVRFSTRLLGGGRTSRTVFAWAAAGMAVVVVASGAGLGYAGVQAARAQEAALPVVERYADCLGAMSELNDCTGVVPADVLVPDPAQAAGDDVNSTECWSGLTDSAFNICGFGPEDAPVRIAAIGDSHNNRLLTTYQAIAAETGWRIDVAGHNGCYWTTAVQQKPSNDMVEACENWKVGLTDYLAGHPPYDAIVVTNARNGLPPIVEPGEDVGDATVAGLVAAWAPEIARGTRIIALRDNPTMRSDIVSCVTSYRTEADAHCASPATEALGARDPLMEAAATSGTQVIDLSDLYCPGGICEPVIGNVVVYADEGHLTVTFARTLQSALQSRLQAALTG